Proteins from a genomic interval of Liolophura sinensis isolate JHLJ2023 chromosome 3, CUHK_Ljap_v2, whole genome shotgun sequence:
- the LOC135463831 gene encoding uncharacterized protein LOC135463831: MVKHCSYGTCKSDSRYPEKLGGAKFIPFPKPKSDLQKCLRWIALCCRPHSHLNVEKITKHIYICSKHFISLSGPNEEYPDPNDALSGEFRKSRRHVSYAQNNTLSVSSNSDITDSSPPEGSSHSCDSASQTEEQIYSELDVFSMVARIRQLEEENNKLIRDFAKRELLNINKCDKQCQTEEFKQRGYPNSSSY, from the exons ATGGTGAAGCATTGTTCATATGGGACTTGCAAATCTGATAGCAGGTACCCGGAAAAGTTAGGAGGAGCTAAATTTATTCCTTTCCCGAAGCCAAAGTCTGACCTGCAAAAATGCCTGCGCTGGATAGCTTTGTGTTGCCGTCCACATTCCCATCTCAACGTGGAAAAAATAActaagcatatatatatttgttcaaag CATTTCATATCTCTCAGTGGACCTAATGAAGAATATCCTGATCCAAATGATGCTTTAAGTGGGGAATTTAGAAAATCACGCCGCCATGTATCATATGCCCAGAACAACACATTATCTGTTTCCAGCAATAG TGATATTACAGACTCATCACCACCAGAAGGTTCTTCTCACAGTTGTGATTCTGCAAGCCAGACTGAAGAACAGA TCTATTCTGAGTTGGATGTGTTCTCCATGGTTGCAAGAATCAGGCAGCTGGAAGAGGAAAACAATAAATTGATCAGAGACTTTGCCAAGAGGGAACTTCTAAATATTAATAAGTGCGATAAACAGTGTCAGACTGAGGAATTTAAACAGAGAGGTTACCCTAACAGCAGCTCCTACTGA
- the LOC135463829 gene encoding uncharacterized protein LOC135463829 isoform X1 — translation MLSHYRDVPNLAPKTTTCGRTVFPQPNNEMQPAINNQMCSLINAIFGTTQEEAEKIEMSTRDQADSAMWFEERRNGLTASQFAKICKRKKDINEKFINSLFGEVNTFTSPATSYGRANESVAKQVYLAKNTNIHIHDCGLVVNPQFSFLAATPDGKICINGQTGILEIKCPYSARDLTISEAANTVPNFCLVKLGTSHTLNQNHDYYFQVQGQLLVTGAPFCLFLVYTKKDMFEEQILPNLNFRTDMYKKLLRFYSQYGPKSISLHSPSGSE, via the exons ATG ctttcaCATTACAGAGATGTACCAAATCTTGCACCAAAGACGACAACTTGTGGAAGAACTGTATTTCCCCAACCCAACAATGAAATGCAGCCAGCCATTAACAATCAGATGTGCAGCCTTATCAACGCAATATTTGGCACAACTCAAGAAGAGGCTGAAAAAATTGAGATGTCAACACGGGACCAAGCAGACAGCGCTATGTGGTTTGAGGAAAGACGAAATGGTCTGACAGCTTCACAGTTTGCAAAAATTTGTAAAAGGAAAAAGGatatcaatgaaaaattcattaacAGTTTATTTGGAGAAGTTAATACCTTTACATCTCCAGCAACATCGTATGGTAGGGCCAATGAATCTGTTGCCAAGCAAGTATACTTGgccaaaaatacaaacattcaCATTCATGACTGCGGGCTGGTTGTCAATCCACAATTCTCGTTTTTAGCTGCAACACCTGATGGTAAAATTTGTATCAATGGCCAGACGGGAATACTTGAAATAAAATGTCCTTACTCAGCCAGAGATTTGACGATTTCAGAAGCTGCAAATACAGTTCCAAATTTCTGTCTAGTGAAACTGGGAACAAGTCATACCTTAAACCAGAATCATGACTACTATTTTCAGGTGCAAGGGCAACTGTTGGTAACTGGAGCTCCTTTTTGCTTATTTCTGGTGTATACAAAGAAAGACATGTTTGAAGAACAAATACTGCCCAATTTAAATTTCAGGACAGATATGTACAAGAAGTTGTTGAGGTTTTACTCTCAGTATGGCCCGAAGAGTATATCATTACATTCTCCTAGTGGAAGTGAATAG
- the LOC135463829 gene encoding uncharacterized protein LOC135463829 isoform X2, with amino-acid sequence MQPAINNQMCSLINAIFGTTQEEAEKIEMSTRDQADSAMWFEERRNGLTASQFAKICKRKKDINEKFINSLFGEVNTFTSPATSYGRANESVAKQVYLAKNTNIHIHDCGLVVNPQFSFLAATPDGKICINGQTGILEIKCPYSARDLTISEAANTVPNFCLVKLGTSHTLNQNHDYYFQVQGQLLVTGAPFCLFLVYTKKDMFEEQILPNLNFRTDMYKKLLRFYSQYGPKSISLHSPSGSE; translated from the coding sequence ATGCAGCCAGCCATTAACAATCAGATGTGCAGCCTTATCAACGCAATATTTGGCACAACTCAAGAAGAGGCTGAAAAAATTGAGATGTCAACACGGGACCAAGCAGACAGCGCTATGTGGTTTGAGGAAAGACGAAATGGTCTGACAGCTTCACAGTTTGCAAAAATTTGTAAAAGGAAAAAGGatatcaatgaaaaattcattaacAGTTTATTTGGAGAAGTTAATACCTTTACATCTCCAGCAACATCGTATGGTAGGGCCAATGAATCTGTTGCCAAGCAAGTATACTTGgccaaaaatacaaacattcaCATTCATGACTGCGGGCTGGTTGTCAATCCACAATTCTCGTTTTTAGCTGCAACACCTGATGGTAAAATTTGTATCAATGGCCAGACGGGAATACTTGAAATAAAATGTCCTTACTCAGCCAGAGATTTGACGATTTCAGAAGCTGCAAATACAGTTCCAAATTTCTGTCTAGTGAAACTGGGAACAAGTCATACCTTAAACCAGAATCATGACTACTATTTTCAGGTGCAAGGGCAACTGTTGGTAACTGGAGCTCCTTTTTGCTTATTTCTGGTGTATACAAAGAAAGACATGTTTGAAGAACAAATACTGCCCAATTTAAATTTCAGGACAGATATGTACAAGAAGTTGTTGAGGTTTTACTCTCAGTATGGCCCGAAGAGTATATCATTACATTCTCCTAGTGGAAGTGAATAG